Proteins found in one Patescibacteria group bacterium genomic segment:
- a CDS encoding NUDIX hydrolase — MRTITKMKESIKKDMVAGLVIKNGKLLLVHNIKHNGLRIEPPGGKKNEGEEWEKSIVREIKEELDIIVNPTKLFGIYDTSSPEGDFSVHMYFCEIIKGKPRITEPDKINEFKWYSFNQLEELKKSGRLVPNMCKALIDLKPFLA; from the coding sequence ATGAGAACGATAACAAAGATGAAAGAAAGCATAAAAAAAGATATGGTTGCCGGGTTGGTTATTAAGAATGGGAAGCTGCTTTTAGTCCACAATATAAAACACAATGGTTTAAGAATTGAACCTCCTGGTGGTAAAAAGAATGAAGGCGAAGAATGGGAAAAGTCTATTGTTAGAGAAATAAAAGAAGAACTCGATATAATAGTTAATCCAACAAAACTCTTTGGTATATATGACACCTCTTCTCCAGAAGGTGACTTTTCTGTTCATATGTATTTTTGTGAAATAATAAAAGGTAAACCAAGAATTACCGAACCAGACAAGATTAACGAATTTAAATGGTATTCTTTTAATCAATTAGAGGAATTAAAAAAATCTGGTCGTTTAGTTCCAAATATGTGCAAAGCGTTAATTGATTTGAAACCATTTTTAGCTTAA
- a CDS encoding DUF4190 domain-containing protein, translating to MEEEKQISPQPQKKNKWALASLICGVLSIFSMFGIFGIFPFLAIAFGTMGLIKKENKTFSIIGITLGILALIFKSFLFFLSWLWK from the coding sequence ATGGAAGAAGAAAAACAAATTTCACCACAGCCTCAAAAGAAAAATAAATGGGCATTGGCCTCTTTAATTTGTGGAGTTTTGAGTATTTTTTCCATGTTTGGAATTTTTGGTATTTTTCCCTTCCTCGCTATCGCATTCGGAACTATGGGACTTATTAAAAAAGAAAATAAAACTTTTTCAATCATTGGAATCACTCTTGGAATTTTAGCACTCATTTTTAAATCCTTTCTCTTTTTCTTAAGTTGGCTTTGGAAGTGA
- a CDS encoding DUF642 domain-containing protein, translated as MKKIILAIISATLLFTIQSTLATPTNLVVNGDFETPEVTNSSKWQVFSSDAVPGWTVEWAAEYSGAPDPANLELHEGVLMSAYDGDQSVEMDTDWSSANGEPASVKIYQDIETCVGGEYTLSYAWSPRPRHNNNAMEVYWNGSLVGSHSGSTSGWNLETITGLTASGATTRIEFIETGNPDSLGMFLDAVSVEQTKDCLLREAEITSPAAGDTIVGSVDFTAYLIDDDQDPVQWAVRKGTCAMGQGTVLGNVDGHNDPYTWTYDSGTHTHTFLATADTCAWEPGDYCFVFNPKEDSGESDIRLTREFIVASCDEDGDGIDNNEDMCLGTGADVPEEELGTNRWIWDGTDWITNKPKGKGKGLDRDFTIEQTNGCSCFQILYWLNENYLAEYGEMNGHWKFGCSKSVIEDFISLTD; from the coding sequence ATGAAAAAAATAATCTTAGCAATAATTTCAGCAACACTATTATTTACTATTCAGTCAACCTTAGCTACACCTACAAACTTAGTTGTCAATGGAGATTTTGAAACACCAGAAGTCACCAATTCTAGTAAATGGCAGGTTTTTTCCTCAGACGCTGTTCCAGGCTGGACAGTAGAATGGGCAGCAGAATATTCAGGAGCACCAGACCCTGCCAATCTTGAGCTGCATGAGGGTGTTCTTATGTCTGCATATGACGGCGATCAGTCTGTAGAGATGGACACTGATTGGAGTTCAGCCAATGGAGAGCCAGCTTCAGTTAAAATTTATCAGGATATTGAAACATGCGTAGGCGGTGAATACACTTTAAGTTATGCCTGGTCTCCGCGTCCCAGACACAATAATAATGCAATGGAAGTTTACTGGAATGGAAGTTTAGTTGGAAGTCATTCAGGATCAACTTCTGGTTGGAACTTAGAGACAATAACCGGTTTAACTGCCTCTGGAGCTACAACCCGAATCGAATTTATTGAAACAGGTAATCCTGATTCTTTGGGAATGTTTTTAGATGCAGTAAGCGTTGAGCAGACCAAGGATTGTCTTTTAAGGGAAGCAGAAATTACTTCGCCAGCAGCAGGAGATACTATAGTTGGTTCAGTTGATTTCACAGCTTACTTAATTGATGATGACCAAGATCCTGTCCAGTGGGCTGTTAGAAAAGGAACTTGCGCTATGGGACAAGGCACGGTTTTAGGAAATGTTGATGGACATAATGACCCCTATACTTGGACATATGATTCAGGTACCCACACTCATACTTTCTTAGCCACAGCTGATACTTGTGCCTGGGAGCCAGGAGATTATTGTTTTGTTTTTAATCCCAAAGAAGATAGCGGCGAAAGTGATATCCGCTTAACCCGTGAGTTTATAGTTGCTTCCTGCGATGAAGACGGTGATGGTATTGATAATAATGAAGATATGTGTTTAGGAACAGGGGCAGATGTTCCCGAGGAAGAATTAGGAACTAATAGATGGATATGGGATGGGACTGACTGGATAACAAACAAACCAAAAGGAAAAGGCAAAGGACTTGATAGAGATTTTACTATTGAACAAACTAATGGATGTAGCTGTTTTCAGATACTTTATTGGCTTAATGAAAATTATCTTGCGGAATATGGTGAAATGAATGGTCATTGGAAATTTGGTTGCAGTAAGAGCGTTATAGAAGATTTTATTTCTCTTACTGACTAA